The Lathyrus oleraceus cultivar Zhongwan6 chromosome 5, CAAS_Psat_ZW6_1.0, whole genome shotgun sequence genome includes the window ATATATAATTAACCATTTATTCAAATTATACCATTAATAAGGAATGCATAATTTAAAACTCTTTATCAGTCTCTGCAGTCAACATATAAAATTTAAATTATACCATTAATAAAATACAGTCAATTGAAATTTATTTAAATTCTAGACTATCCaatttaaatttattatttttacttaaaattagaatttattcaaaataaattatttatagtaataatttattaatttatgggtcaacataaaattaaaaattatatcATTAAATTAAATACAGCCAACAAGATTTATTGAAATACTTATAGTTTGTTAAAATGTTCTTTCTTTTACTTAAAATTGGAATACAATATTAAaattttcatttaaaaaataaaatctaaaatttaaatatgctccatttttttaaaaattattcTATTATATCAAAATTTATTcattaatataattattttttgGTCAAGTCATTAGTATATAGTAAAATTTATTGACAGTCAAATATTATCATTTTCATAAACATAATTATAAAGAGAATTTAACAAACTAACATTAAATGCAATATTGTTATATAGTATATATATTTGGATAAAATATATCTcaaaaacagaaaataaaataTTGTCAGAGGTTAGAGGGAAGTGAACGTGCACTATTTGAAACACAGATCTGGATCCATTCAAACTAGACACACAAACACACATTAACACTTTCACTTGTTGTTGCTCCTCCTAAAACCACTATTTCATCACtcattgttttttttttcattgtttcaaaaaaacacacacaaaaaaaaaactattCAAGGGTTAGGATAGGATCTTTAGTAGTATATAGATAGAGAAACtgtctttgtttgtgttttgtgttttgtgtttaTGTGTCTAGTGAGAGAAAAATTAGGGTAGAGAGAGAAATTgaaagagagagaaagagaaaaggCTTTTGAATAGGACAAACTTTCAACTTCACTACTACTACATACACTCCTACACACACTCTTTCCTCACAGCACAACTCCATAAAACACAAACCATAGCAAGAGAGTAGAGCATAATAATCAACTGTGTTTTTTGTTTTTGGGTTTTGGTTACTAACTAAAGGTTGACCCTTTATTGTATGTGTGTAGTAATGAAGATAGTTTCAGAGTTCAGAAGAAAGTAACCAAGAGAAAGATTTATGCTTTCATGGGTAAGACTGTGATTTCTGCACAGAACTGGGTTTCAATTTTGATTTGGAAAAAAGGGTTTGTTTTTAATCATTATGAAACTATATAAAAATTAGATTTTTATTCCTCTtactctctctttctctctccaCTCTTTTGCTACTTTTGAACTTATTTCAAAACCCAATTTTTTCTATGtgttattttgttttgatttgcTACACGAGAATACTCTTTTTAAGCACTTTACTTTTCTTGTTTTCTTTCTCCTTTAACTTGCTTTTTTGCCTAATCTTTTGCAGGAACATGAGAAAGAAACACTTTGGTTTTGGTTGGTAGGTAGGGTTTTTGTGTGTGGTTAAGgaaaaaaaaacacaaacttTTCTTGAGTAAGATAGTTACTAATAGAGAGATATACTtgaaaaaattgaatttttaGTTTTGGGTTTTGTTAGTTTTTTGTTTTGGAAGAAACTATGGATGGTTATGAAGCTACTAGGATTGTTTTTCAAAGGATCCAAACCATGGACCCTGAAAACGCTTCCAAAATAATGGGTTTACTTCTTCTTCAAGACCATGGTGAGAAAGAAATGATTAGATTAGCTTTTGGTCCAGAATCACTTCTTCATTCAGTGATTTTCAAAGCTAGAAATGAGTTAGGATTAGCTTTGAActctccttcaacaacacctcAATCACCTTCACCTTTTTCCTCAAGCAATCCTGTTCCAATTTCAAGACAAAACTCAAACTCAAACTCAAACTCATCTAGGGTCTTAAACAGTGGCATGACTCATCCTTTGAATCTCAGTATCCCAAATCCGAATTCATCTTGGGCTGATGATTCTAGTTCCATGAACACTTCTTCGCCTTTTTACGGTAATGGAGGAGTTTCTGACTCTATTGATGAGTTTCAGCTTCAAGACCAGCTCTCTTTTCTTAACGATGGAACTTCGTCGCCTTCGCTAAAGAATTCGGATTTGTTTTACTCTCAGTCAGAGTTATCTTCTAGTCCTAGTGGTGGTGGAAGTGTTGGTAATGGTAATGGTAATGTTAATGGTGTTGACCCTTCGTTTTTTCCGTATGGTTATGGAGGTTCGATTCATCGAAGAAGCTGTTCGGTGAACGATGCTTGTTTGGTTTCTGAGGATCCGAATTCTGGCTTAGGTTGGAAGCCATGTCTTTACTATGCTAGAGGCTACTGTAAGAATGGAACTAGCTGTAGGTTTCTTCATGGCGGTTTCGGAGATGGCGGTGAAGGCGCTGTTGGTTCTCCTAATAAGATTGAGATGATGGATCAGTGTCACGAACAGCTTCTTAGATCTAAATCTCTTCAGCAACAACGACTCGCTGCCATGGCTACTTCATCTTTTCCTTACTCACCTAAGAGCTTGAGTTTGCTTCTTCAGCAGCAACAAAGTGATACTCATAGGTATAATAAACTTTTTACTTAAAATCATAAATCTTGTTTTTATTTGAAATTTCGGCCACGCTGTGATTTTGTTAAACACTTGAATACTAATAATGAATGATATTGCAGAGCTGCAGCTGCAGCACTTATGATGAATGAAGATTTGCAGAAATTTGGAAGGTCGAGGTTGGAAAGAAATGATTTTTCTTTGAACAATATCGGAATGATGAATCCGGCTTCTCGGCAGATATACTTGACTTTTCCAGCTGATAGTACTTTTAGAGAGGAAGATGTTTCAAACTACTTCAGGTTCTTTTTTAATCTCTTATCATAATGAATTGAATAATTTGCGCATGTTTAGATTGACAACGAGTTTGTTGAAGTTCAAAACTTGCACTAGGTTTTGTGGTTTTGGGAAGTTAATTTGGTTTTCTTTACTTTTGTTGCAGTATTTATGGGCCGGTTCAAGATGTCAGGATTCCGTATCAGCAAAAAAGGATGTTTGGATTCGTTACGTTTGTTTATCCTGAGACAGTGAAACTCATTTTAGCGAAAGGAAACCCTCATTTTGTTTGTGATGCGCGAGTGCTTGTTAAGCCTTACAAGGAGAAAGGCAAAGTCCCCGACAAGTAACACCTCCTTTTCCTTTTTTTGTACACTATCGATCAATATTCGATGTATGCGATGAAACTGTGCTGAGACTTTCGTGTAATTTGCAGAAAGCAGCTACAAATGGATAGGGGAGACTTTTCTCCTTGTGGTACACCTACTGGACTAAACGGCGGAGATCCGTTCGATCTTCAAGCTGGTAAGTTGATTAACTACGAAGCACAAACACTGAGTACGACACAGACATGTTGACACCAGATAATTTAAAAATATGAAATTATGAATGTAACCACGTGTGTAAGTGTTGTGTCGGTATCAAACACATGTCTGACACCAGACACACTTTCAATCAGGCACACATGTGTAAGTGTTGGTATCAAACACATGTCAGACACCAGACACACTTTCAATCGGACACGGGACACTAGACATGTCTGCAATATGAAGTGTTTGTGTTTTAGTTATGATAGCCGCAATTCTTTAACATGTATGATGTCTTAAAATTCCATAGGAGGGAGAATGTACTACAATACTCAAGACATTCTCTGGAGGAGGAAGTTAGAAGAACAAGCTGAACTTCAACAAGCTCTCGAGCTTCAAAGTAGACGACTCATGAGTCTTCAACTTCTCGACATCAAAAAGCAACACCATCGCGCACTTTCCTCCGGAAGTCCAATTCCTTCACCAACTCAATCTCCTAACATGTTCAATCAAAACTTTGCATTTTCATCTTTCCACAGCAGCTCAGAAAGCCAAGAGGGTATATAACACAAACAACTTTTCCCACCCTTTTCGCGATTTCCATCAATTCTATCATAAACTTGTTTTTCATTTTATGTTGTTTAATATAATACCAGAGAACGGCTCTGGTTCGGGTTCAGGCTCCGGCTCCGGCTCCGTTAGCGCTGCATCAATTCCCGTTGATCCGCAACTAAACATTGTCAatggaggagaaggagagaaTGGAAACAGTGACACAAGTGGCAAACAAACCTCAACTCATGAAGATAGTGATTTACAAGAATGGTATAAAACTTTTCTTCTTTCTCTCATTTAGAATAATAACCAAAAAAGGTACAATAATAGCATGTAGTTGCATTGCACCTTTACTTTTTTTGCATCAAATTCCTCTTTTAGTCCATGCTAAAAGTCCCATGCATTTATTCCTCACTTCCAAAACCAAACATTGAAATCTCTGACATTGATTGGTGTCTTTAAAGATTATGTATCTAAATTTATGTTACATAAATAAATGCAGCTTGGAGCATAATCTCCCTGATAGCCCTTTTGCTTCCCCTACTAAAGCTATTGGTGACTACATGGCTGCCTTCAACACTGGACCTAATGAGGCCATTGATTCAGATGCTTCAGCTTCATCTGCCAACTCCAAATTTAGTACTAACACAGTTCTTCCACCGTCGTCTCCTCTCGACATCGGGCCTTTCACATCCTATAACTGCCAAATACCTAGGTACCGACTTCGTTACATTTAGACCAATAATTTAAAAACCAAACCAGACATTTCAACTATAGTTCGAGCCAGTTCAACTAACTTGTTGAACTGGCTCGAACATCTCGATAGTTTGATTAATGTCTGGTTTGATTTTTCAAACATTGATTTCGGACTATTGACATATTTAAACCGAGGATATTGTTTTCGCAACTTAGGTTCACTTCTGGCCACGGAACCATCGGCATGATCGCCGGAACCGGTGGACCAATTGGCATTTAGTATTTAATTTTCTCGGGTCCAGGTAACTTATACGCCTTCTGGTCATTATTATAAGCAAACCAGACATCAGATACGTCTGTTATTCAATGAAAAAACTTTTTGGTTGAATATTTTGGCAGGGAGAGAAAcatgaaaacaaaaaaaatcttGTAGAGAATCAATCAGCACCGTTGAAGGAATCAGCATCAATAGCATCAATGATGAATACTATACTCTAATTACTTCCATACAAAATGCATACATCAAAAGCAGTTCAGTAAAGGAAGTGGGACATGCATTCACTTTCTTTTCTCCTTATATCAtaattattatcattattattattgtACTATTTTCACTTCTCATTTTCTCTCTAGTATTTTGAACTCAACCACATGTTAAAAAAAAACAATAGTAGCAAAAAAATCAAGAGAGTGAATAGTATCATTAGTAGTAGTATAGTATAGCAGTACTAGTAACAACAACACCTTGGTTTTAGTTTTATATTAGAAGGGTAATTAAGTCTTTTCATGGCTGAAGCTGATTATAGAGAAAGAAGATTGTTGTATAACTACTACTTCAAAGTGATTAATGAGAGTTGAAAAAGTTATAATTATGATTATTGCTATATTATTATAATTAGGCTTAGTGTGTTGAATTTGAAAAAGAAGATTTCTAGTAGTTTTATTTTAGTTTATTATTGCATTGATGTGGTGTACTTGTATAATTAGTTGTAACACATTTATCTTATCAAAACCCTAGGCCACCACCAAGACACAAAAGTgattttttttaagaaaaagTTAAAGCTGAAAGCAAAAGTGATTATGACTACTTGGTCTCTTTCCCTTCATCCCTCACCCTCTTTTGTTTTTTCcctctctcctctctctctctctcctaTTTTCTTATGCTTTATTTTGCACATGAAGTTTCTTCATTCTTTCTTAATTATTTGGGAAAACTCTATACTCAGCAAATTTTTAAATGATATTAATTTCAATCATACATCTAAGTTTTGAGAAAAAAAATAGTGTAATAGAACTTGTATATACAACTAGATATCATTAGAGTTAGGATTTGTGGATGAATTATTTATTTCTTTTAAATGGCTAAAATTTAAATATTGAAAAGAATAAAAcaaaatgatgatgatgtattttatttaatattaaaagGAGAATTTGTGATGGTTCACCATGCAATAATTTTAAACTTTTGAATATAAAAACTGGTGGGAGGTGGGGGTGGGGCAATAATGTCATTTAAATGACACCATTATTAGAGAGAGAAACAAGAGAGATAAAAAGAGGGGTCCACCCAATGCACACACATCTTCACATGGGTACTGCTGACACTGCAAGTGGGCCTTATGGTAATTTAAATAACGCCAGGTTGTGTGTAGGGTCCACCCATGTGAGTGAGTGATGCCCACTTTCTCTCTCTAAAAAACTTTCTCTCTCTCTGACATGAAAGGACATGTAAAGATCTATATAAAAGTAGATTTAGATGCCCACACGTATGACAAAAGTTCACAGTTTTTCGAATATTTTGGGCTTTGAAACGCTATCACCAAAAAAAATATACACTCTCGTGAATTACTATGCtgttatttattatttttattttaccTTTTTCGAAGCTAGTTTTAACTGTTACTACTACTTAGGTGTTATGGGGaaaatatttgtatttaataTTAAGCTTGAAAGTTGAAATTATTTTGAAGTTTAAAGAGAaatatatatatgataaagaaAATGACTCCTCGTGGATAAGCACGAGACGTTATGTTATGGTTATTAATTTTGAGTCAAACAATCTAGATCAAtgttttaaaaatgttttaatTATCATAGTTTTTTATTCGATCCAAATTAACTCGTATtattactaaataaatatataatacaTTTAAGAGGATATACGCAATTGCCAAAATATGAACATTATTATTAATTTGGCGGCTAGTATAAACAACTTTGAAGTTGTTGTGTTTCTTTAAAATATCTATGCAATCATCAATAGTATAGTTATATTCAAATCTATAGTAAGTTAAATGATGAATAACATTAACCACCTTTTTTATGATCTAGCTCGAAAATGACATTTGTAAGACTTGTTGTTACAATCCATTGTAGCCTATTATATAAATTCAAAACCTCGCATGTGACACTAATATGTTCTAGGCATAATAAAATGAACATTACATCTCGTACACACATTTTAATATCAAAGCAAGTTTATTGTTGAAATATAGCGCCATCCACGTTATATTTGAAAGAACTAGAGGGGAAAGGTTTCTAATGAATACTTATAGAGGATTTAACCTATTTTAACCTATTTTAAGTAATTTGATTCTTTTGAGCATATCTCTATGAGTTAAGCATATTTGTTGCTCGAGTAATTCATATTCAACAAAATTATATTTGTCATCAAAAGTTTTAGATTATTCTTTTGTCAAATACTCCATGTTATCATAGAAAACATATGGATGTTTGATCATCATTAAAATGACTTAaattatgcaaaaaaaaaaacatCATAAAATCCATCGACGGGGACATTAGGTTTTGTAAGGGCAACCAAAGATAAGTTTTATGTCGACTGGAGCTAAcagaaatatacccgaacgtatcgcacactcgaacatacaatcgagtcaccatcgaactttatttattcccgaaggaaagggaaaatatcgataaaatccaGGGGAAAGAGAAaattgggtaaggaagtcggttatgcaagggaaaaATATTAACACCATTtacatccgttgtactcaacgagaaccgttttgattgttcttaGCTTGAATGTGTGTTATATCTAAAGGTTACTCACGAAAGAAtaaggaaagagaaagaaaatagataaagtgctcagAGAGGATTATGaccctcatgcctacatatccttatagtgcaataaggaatccagagctccgtagttcatagaatTAATGGTGGAAGGTGAAAGAAGAGTGATAACAaatatggtttgaaccaaaggataatgttgtttAAGCTCCAAATAGAGATGAAttatgaacccaagagtaaaactgaCATTAACCAATATGTGGGTAGCCTGAAGCATTCACCACTATACGGTACGACTGAAAAtaaagagaattaagtgtttggtaTCAGGGAAAACATCTCTTGGTTCAAAAGTAGACATTGAATGGAGCtcaaagaggtagtgtatttgcCTCAAAGAGAgaggtatatcacatgaagtgaatgaaggtagaagatatgaaagatatggatgatgCCTTAAGACAGAagaa containing:
- the LOC127085673 gene encoding zinc finger CCCH domain-containing protein 53 produces the protein MDGYEATRIVFQRIQTMDPENASKIMGLLLLQDHGEKEMIRLAFGPESLLHSVIFKARNELGLALNSPSTTPQSPSPFSSSNPVPISRQNSNSNSNSSRVLNSGMTHPLNLSIPNPNSSWADDSSSMNTSSPFYGNGGVSDSIDEFQLQDQLSFLNDGTSSPSLKNSDLFYSQSELSSSPSGGGSVGNGNGNVNGVDPSFFPYGYGGSIHRRSCSVNDACLVSEDPNSGLGWKPCLYYARGYCKNGTSCRFLHGGFGDGGEGAVGSPNKIEMMDQCHEQLLRSKSLQQQRLAAMATSSFPYSPKSLSLLLQQQQSDTHRAAAAALMMNEDLQKFGRSRLERNDFSLNNIGMMNPASRQIYLTFPADSTFREEDVSNYFSIYGPVQDVRIPYQQKRMFGFVTFVYPETVKLILAKGNPHFVCDARVLVKPYKEKGKVPDKKQLQMDRGDFSPCGTPTGLNGGDPFDLQAGGRMYYNTQDILWRRKLEEQAELQQALELQSRRLMSLQLLDIKKQHHRALSSGSPIPSPTQSPNMFNQNFAFSSFHSSSESQEENGSGSGSGSGSGSVSAASIPVDPQLNIVNGGEGENGNSDTSGKQTSTHEDSDLQECLEHNLPDSPFASPTKAIGDYMAAFNTGPNEAIDSDASASSANSKFSTNTVLPPSSPLDIGPFTSYNCQIPRFTSGHGTIGMIAGTGGPIGI